A window of Candidatus Melainabacteria bacterium RIFOXYA2_FULL_32_9 contains these coding sequences:
- a CDS encoding transcriptional regulator yields MSGHSKWANIKHKKAKVDAQKGAAFARFSREIIVSAKTGGTNPEANFRLRTAIDKAKAAGLPNDNIKRAIEKASGMAGGDNFEEVIYEGYGAGGVAILIQTMTDNRNRTAGDIRSYFNKQNGNLGETGCVGWMFEEQGVISINNVGVDQEQLFEIAINAGAEDFITDENEYRIVTTPDTLQEVAEQVEAAGYKLNNVELTRNPQNTIAIEDSETAKQVLRLLDSIENHDDVQNVYANFEIDDSLLEELS; encoded by the coding sequence ATGTCTGGTCATTCAAAATGGGCTAATATAAAACATAAAAAAGCCAAAGTTGATGCGCAAAAAGGTGCTGCATTTGCCAGGTTTTCCAGGGAAATAATTGTTTCTGCTAAGACGGGTGGTACAAATCCAGAAGCAAATTTTAGATTAAGAACGGCGATAGATAAAGCAAAAGCAGCTGGTTTACCTAATGACAATATAAAGCGTGCCATTGAAAAAGCTTCAGGCATGGCTGGGGGAGATAATTTTGAAGAAGTTATTTATGAAGGTTATGGTGCAGGTGGTGTGGCTATATTAATTCAGACCATGACTGATAATAGAAATAGGACAGCTGGAGACATTAGGAGCTACTTCAATAAACAGAATGGAAATCTTGGTGAAACAGGCTGTGTTGGCTGGATGTTTGAGGAACAAGGTGTTATTTCCATAAATAATGTGGGGGTTGATCAGGAGCAGTTGTTTGAAATTGCAATAAATGCTGGCGCTGAAGACTTTATTACTGATGAAAATGAATATAGAATCGTAACCACTCCTGATACTCTTCAGGAAGTAGCAGAGCAAGTTGAGGCTGCCGGGTACAAGTTAAATAATGTTGAATTAACAAGAAATCCCCAAAATACGATAGCTATTGAAGATTCTGAAACCGCTAAGCAGGTTTTAAGATTATTAGATAGCATAGAAAACCATGATGATGTGCAAAATGTATATGCAAACTTTGAAATTGATGATAGTTTGCTAGAAGAGCTTTCTTAA